One Mercurialis annua linkage group LG3, ddMerAnnu1.2, whole genome shotgun sequence DNA window includes the following coding sequences:
- the LOC126675420 gene encoding uncharacterized protein LOC126675420 gives MSESGGGMTVLDGTHLRSLQISLPESTVIITGAQLLEFADSKVSESLFNLPLPQSIKSAAFQRLDVSNDISSWQTELTREAATTKLDHYITAVADELKDNPMVISVLDGNTLRVFLEDEDDFAMLAENLFTELDTEDKGKISKSELRNALVHMGVEMGVPPIQDFPLLNDILEKHGAGEGDLGQSQFAELLQPILQEIADALAKDHVVFVHNIKIVDGSKLRKLLIDDKQLNKVTEKIFQEKQSTKDGQSTEIIRGFLEKNGKKLGFPQSEANEAVILLYDAVFADIESGKCAAESDDEFRELVKEILEKIADQLDANPIYCDLDN, from the exons ATGTCTGAAAGTGGCGGTGGCATGACTGTTCTAGACGGAACCCACCTCAGATCTCTTCAAATATCCTTACCGGAATCCACCGTGATAATCACCGGAGCTCAGCTTCTCGAGTTCGCCGATTCCAAAGTCTCTGAGTCACTCTTTAACCTCCCATTGCCTCAATCTATAAAGTCCGCCGCTTTTCAACGCCTTGACGTATCTAATGACATCAGTTCATGGCAAACTGAACTTACCAGAGAAGCAGCCACTACTAAGCTCGATCACTATATAACCGCCGTCGCTGATGAGCTTAAAG ATAATCCGATGGTGATTTCAGTTTTGGATGGGAATACATTGAGGGTGTTTTTGGAGGATGAAGATGATTTTGCAATGTTAGCTGAGAATTTGTTTACTGAGTTGGATACTGAGGATAAGGGAAAGATTAGCAAATCTGAGTTGAGGAATGCTCTTGTTCATATGGGTGTTGAAATGGGTGTTCCTCCTATTCaag ATTTTCCTTTGCTAAATGATATCTTGGAGAAGCACGGAGCTGGAGAAGGAGATTTGGGCCAATCACAATTTGCAGAGTTACTTCAGCCTATTTTACAAGAAATTGCTGATGCGTTGGCTAAAGATCATGTTGTTTTTGTCCACAACATCAAAATAGTTGACGGTTCAAAACTCAGAAAG CTTTTGATCGATGATAAGCAACTGAACAAAGTTACGGAGAAAATATTCCAGGAAAAACAAAGCACAAAGGATGGCCAAAGCACAGAAATAATCCGGGGTTTTCTTGAGAAAAATGGAAAGAAGTTGGGCTTCCCACAGTCAGAAGCCAATGAGGCGGTGATTCTCCTTTACGATGCAGTATTTGCCGACATAGAAAGTGGAAAATGTGCTGCAGAATCAGATGATGAATTTAGGGAACTTGTGAAGGAAATCCTGGAAAAAATTGCGGACCAGCTTGATGCCAATCCTATTTACTGTGATCTCGACAATTGA
- the LOC126673587 gene encoding GDP-mannose 3,5-epimerase 1, translating to MGSTDGATYGAYTYENLEREPYWPSEKLRISITGAGGFIASHIARRLKSEGHYIIASDWKKNEHMSEDMFCHEFHLADLRVMDNCLKVTEGIDHVFNLAADMGGMGFIQSNHSVIMYNNTMISFNMLEASRINGVKRLFYASSACIYPEFKQLETNVSLKESDAWPAEPQDAYGLEKLATEELCKHYTKDFGVECRIGRFHNIYGPFGTWKGGREKAPAAFCRKAITSTDKFEMWGDGIQTRSFTFIDECVEGVLRLTKSDFREPVNIGSDEMVSMNEMAEIVLSFEDKKLPIHHIPGPEGVRGRNSDNTLIKEKLGWAPTMKLKDGLRFTYLWIKEQIEKEKSKGVDLSVYGSSKVVGTQAPVQLGSLRAADGKE from the exons ATGGGAAGTACCGACGGAGCGACCTATGGTGCTTACACCTATGAGAATCTCGAGAGGGAACCTTACTGGCCATCTGAGAAGCTCAGAATTTCCATTACCGGAGCTGGCGGTTTCATTGCCTCTCACATTGCTCGTCGTTTGAAAAGCGAGGGTCATTATATTATTGCTTCTGACTGGAAGAAGAATGAGCACATGTCAGAAGATATGTTCTGTCATGAATTCCATCTCGCGGATCTGAGGGTCATGGACAATTGCTTGAAGGTTACTGAGGGCATCGACCATGTGTTTAACCTTGCTGCTGATATGGGTGGGATGGGTTTCATCCAGTCCAACCACTCTGTCATTATGTATAATAACACCATGATTAGCTTCAACATGCTTGAGGCCTCTAGGATTAATGGTGTTAAGAG GCTCTTCTATGCCTCAAGTGCTTGCATTTACCCTGAATTTAAGCAACTGGAGACTAATGTGAGCTTGAAGGAGTCTGATGCCTGGCCTGCAGAG CCTCAAGATGCTTATGGCCTGGAAAAACTCGCAACAGAGGAATTGTGCAAGCACTATACCAAGGACTTTGGAGTTGAATGCCGCATTGGAAGATTCCACAACATTTATGGTCCTTTTGGAACATGGAAAG GTGGCAGGGAAAAGGCACCTGCTGCTTTTTGCAGGAAGGCCATCACTTCCACCGACAAGTTTGAGATGTGGGGGGATGGAATCCAAACCCGATCCTTCACTTTCATTGATGAATGTGTTGAAGGTGTGCTTAG ATTGACTAAGTCGGACTTCCGGGAGCCTGTGAACATCGGAAGTGATGAAATGGTTAGCATGAATGAGATGGCTGAGATTGTTCTGAGCTTTGAGGACAAGAAGCTTCCCATCCATCATATTCCTGGCCCAGAAGGTGTCCGTGGCCGTAACTCCGACAACACCTTGATCAAAGAGAAGCTCGGTTGGGCTCCTACAATGAAGCTAAAG GATGGCCTGAGATTCACATACTTGTGGATCAAGGAACAGATTGAGAAGGAGAAATCTAAAGGAGTTGACTTGTCTGTTTATGGATCTTCGAAAGTGGTGGGCACTCAAGCACCGGTGCAGCTAGGATCACTCCGTGCCGCTGATGGCAAAGAATGA
- the LOC126672149 gene encoding pollen-specific leucine-rich repeat extensin-like protein 2, translated as MAIDWQPYTEDVISQLHPYFLDGAQFWRARVPLIYYHIIEWHQPDRVMAQFGLLQPIPEPPSQLHIHHTVQFRGSSSFQNTFSEYVAIWDSRELYVVQGPLLDHPPHFHSEYMEWYRRISRRWITHHGAETGSARDAMERIRLQSEAGSSIGTYARSYQLGTMEDRRDTQWPPPEPAVLPQPLPHIDPPTVDVQRIRGRRRDRARPHEATREMAENPMPPPVDFHGDTEDFVRQYYGSTTYYGSTSAQTQCPPAASFSVPPTDPLPAQHDFFGDTEDFIRRYPASSFTVPPASVPYVGPSFGEAEYITPLATPPPQFSQHPASAFTPFQATQTAQTPPPQTPTYLPTVPVFDDSWNFSSLTTPPSQRSRLMEGGYIPMLPGQDPGSSSRPTQSPSQMHFSLDDPWINSLVQDPQPFCDFQGMQAPSFSLGLGLDPSSQAPAPEVDDDDEIEDVASPVADSGERSSGPDGRRYRRLTDSQTSRRVNRGYDMRTRLRSPDRSDFTE; from the exons ATGGCT ATCGATTGGCAACCATACACCGAGGATGTTATCAGCCAGCTACATCCTTATTTTTTGGATGGTGCTCAGTTCTGGCGTGCTCGCGTGCCACTGATTTACTATCATATTATCGAGTGGCACCAGCCGGATAGGGTGATGGCGCAGTTTGGTTTGCTTCAGCCTATACCTGAGCCACCTTCCCAGCTCCACATCCACCACACTGTCCAGTTTCGGGGGAGCTCAAGCTTCCAAAACACATTTAGCGAGTATGTCGCGATTTGGGACTCCAGGGAACTGTATGTGGTCCAAGGCCCGTTGCTGGACCATCCGCCCCACTTCCATTCAGAGTACATGGAGTGGTACAGACGCATCAGTAGGAGATGGATTACCCATCACGGAGCAGAGACTGGATCAGCT cgTGATGCCATGGAGAGGATTCGCTTACAGTCAGAGGCAGGGTCAAGTATTGGTACTTACGCTCGTAGTTACCAGTTAGGCACCATGGAGGACCGGAGGGACACACAGTGGCCACCCCCAGAGCCTGCTGTTCTGCCACAGCCCTTGCCTCATATAGATCCCCCGACGGTCGACGTACAGCGTATACGAGGTCGTCGTCGGGATAGAGCCAGACCTCACGAGGCGACGCGCGAGATGGCAGAGAACCCTATGCCACCCCCA GTCGACTTTCACGGAGATACTGAGGATTTCGTCCGACAGTATTACGGGTCTACGACGTATTATGGGAGTACCTCAGCGCAGACACAGTGCCCACCAGCTGCATCATTTTCGGTACCACCTACGGACCCTCTCCCGGCACAG cATGATTTCTTTGGGGATACCGAGGACTTCATTCGCCGCTATCCAGCTTCGTCTTTTACGGTACCGCCTGCGTCTGTACCCTATGTAGGCCCGTCATTTGGGGAGGCAGAGTACATCACGCCGCTGGCCACTCCTCCTCCACAGTTCTCACAGCATCCGGCTTCTGCTTTTACCCCGTTCCAGGCGACTCAGACGGCGCAGACACCTCCTCCTCAGACACCTACGTATTTGCCGACTGTTCCTGTATTTGACGATTCTTGGAACTTTAGCTCCCTGACCACTCCTCCCTCACAGCGGTCCCGACTTATGGAGGGGGGCTACATTCCGATGCTGCCAGGTCAAGATCCGGGCTCCTCTTCTCGCCCGACTCAGAGTCCCTCCCAGATGCATTTTTCTCTGGATGATCCTTGGATCAACAGTTTGGTTCAGGACCCACAGCCGTTTTGTGACTTCCAAGGAATGCAGGCTCCTTCTTTTTCTCTGGGATTAGGGTTAGACCCCTCCTCACAGGCTCCTGCTCCTGAGGTGGATGATGATGACGAGATTGAGGATGTGGCCAGTCCAGTCGCCGATAGTGGAGAGAGAAGCTCCGGACCAGATGGAAGACGTTACCGCCGTTTGACTGATAGTCAGACGAGTCGACGTGTCAACAGGGGTTACGACATGAGGACACGCTTACGGAGTCCTGATAGATCAGACTTTACTGAgtag
- the LOC126674014 gene encoding light-inducible protein CPRF2: MERVFSVDGISDHFWSPPPPPATAPADSESFQMLKMNRSSSEWAFQRFLQEVNSVAASNSNSTASNSDSSSNQSNSDTSVVVNVVEIKEDTSTSGMVSNAKGGNNGVGIHSKPPHPPPAAAVDGPPSSIPVESEDYQAVLKSKLNLACAVVAQSRASFLRTHESSARADSGSQASNTSQLGSHAPSKGVGCDVIRSQDVDGNDSVEIPSLPQKKSAVSVKPTTSGSSDSEDDENEGETELTENMHPADAKRVRRMLSNRESARRSRRRKQAHLTELETQVAQLRVENSSLLKRLADISHKYNESAVDNRVLKADVETLRAKVKMAEEMVKRLTGLSPMFHNIPDISTNRMPSFDGIPSDTSTDAAVPVQDDTKHQFDRPSNKPISTHDLRVNNALADISSVENVQPNSATAGLGGNKMGRTPSLQRVASLEHLQKRIRAGATPCGTQSSGEQ; this comes from the exons ATGGAGAGGGTGTTTTCAGTTGACGGAATTTCAGACCATTTCTGgtcaccaccaccaccgccggCGACGGCGCCAGCTGATTCTGAGTCATTCCAAATGTTGAAAATGAACAGAAGCTCATCGGAATGGGCTTTTCAACGGTTTCTTCAAGAAGTTAATTCTGTCGCCGCGTCTAATTCTAATTCTACAGCTTCTAATTCTGATTCTTCTTCTAACCAATCTAATAGTGACACGTCTGTTGTTGTTAATGTCGTGGAGATTAAGGAGGATACTTCTACTTCTGGCATGGTTAGTAATGCTAAAGGTGGTAATAATGGGGTAGGGATACATTCGAAGCCGCCGCATCCTCCGCCGGCGGCGGCGGTGGATGGTCCTCCTTCGAGTATTCCGGTGGAATCTGAAGATTATCAGGCTGTTCTTAAAAGTAAACTCAATTTGGCTTGTGCTGTTGTTGCTCAGTCCCGG GCATCTTTTTTGAGAACTCATGAATCTTCTGCTAGAGCTGACAGTGGATCACAAGCATCTAATACTTCTCAATTAGGATCTCATGCTCCTTCTAAAG GAGTTGGATGTGATGTAATTAGGTCTCAAGATGTGGATGGCAATGATTCAGTTGAAATACCTTCCTTGCCGCAAAAGAAATCCGCAGTTTCTGTAAAGCCAACGACAAGTGGATCATCAGATTCAGAGGATGATGAAAATGAAGGAGAAACTGAACTAACTGAGAATATGCACCCTGCTGATGCAAAACGCGTAAGAAG AATGCTTTCAAATAGAGAGTCAGCTAGACGATCCAGAAGAAGAAAGCAGGCTCATTTGACGGAGCTCGAGACTCAA GTTGCTCAACTCAGGGTTGAAAATTCCTCCCTGCTAAAGCGTCTCGCTGACATAAGCCACAAGTACAATGAATCAGCTGTTGATAACAGAGTTTTAAAAGCCGACGTTGAAACATTGAGAGCGAAG GTGAAGATGGCTGAGGAGATGGTGAAAAGGCTTACAGGGCTGAGTCCTATGTTTCATAATATACCTGACATATCCACAAATCGCATGCCTTCGTTTGATGGAATCCCTTCCGATACATCAACAGATGCTGCAGTTCCCGTGCAAGATGACACAAAGCATCAGTTTGATCGGCCCTCAAACAAGCCTATATCCACTCATGATCTAAGAGTCAACAATGCTTTGGCAGACATATCTTCCGTCGAAAATGTGCAGCCAAATTCTGCAACAGCAGGTTTAGGAGGGAACAAGATGGGCCGGACACCTTCCTTGCAGCGAGTAGCTAGCTTAGAGCATCTGCAGAAACGGATCCGAGCTGGTGCAACTCCTTGCGGAACCCAGTCCAGCGGTGAGCAGTAG
- the LOC126674013 gene encoding pentatricopeptide repeat-containing protein At3g18970, which translates to MYELPRIKCIPLLYLKLINQHQPNQILAQLITNNLKSPTFLSKLIEQYCSLSNPHKPRLIFTHFHHPNLFLLNTLIRCTKPQDSIQIFSTWASKDLLVFDDFTYLYVLGACARLPSLSCLCLGRQIQTQVLKFGFMSNSLVSTTLIHFYANNRDVSSGRKVFDEMSNRSVVTWNAMITGYSSQREKGKDCAFNAILLFREMVRDVCGENPNDTTMVSVLSACSQVGMLELGDCIHGYIEKIICKPEDDVFIGTGLVDMYSKCGNLDGALNLFSKMKIKNVLTWTAMATGLAIHGKGKETLELLYVMLKSDVKPNVVTYTSLLSACCHSGLVDEGLQLFHSMKENGIEPRVPHYGCVVDLLGRAGHLKEAYEFIIGMPVKPDDILWRCLLSACKVHGDAVLGEKVAKILLHSQQQKNSANLDDASEDYVALSNVYASAARWDDVEMLRKEMKTKRIETKPGSSFV; encoded by the coding sequence ATGTATGAACTTCCAAGAATCAAGTGCATCCCACTTTTATACCTGAAACTCATAAACCAACACCAACCCAATCAAATCCTTGCTCAGTTAATCACCAACAATCTCAAATCTCCCACCTTTTTATCCAAGCTAATTGAGCAATATTGTTCTTTATCAAACCCCCACAAACCCCGATTAATATTCACTCATTTTCACCATCCAAATTTATTCCTTTTAAACACATTAATAAGGTGCACCAAACCTCAAGACTCTATTCAAATTTTTTCAACTTGGGCTTCAAAAGATCTCTTAGTTTTTGATGATTTTACTTATCTATATGTTCTTGGTGCTTGTGCTAGATTGCCCTCATTATCATGTTTATGCCTAGGTAGGCAAATACAAACCCAAGTTTTGAAATTTGGGTTCATGTCAAATAGTTTAGTGTCCACTACATTGATTCATTTCTATGCAAATAATAGGGATGTTAGTTCAGGTAGGAAAGTGTTCGACGAAATGTCTAATAGAAGTGTTGTCACTTGGAATGCAATGATTACAGGGTATAGTTCACAGAGGGAAAAGGGTAAAGATTGCGCCTTTAATGCTATATTATTGTTTAGAGAAATGGTGCGTGATGTTTGTGGAGAAAACCCGAATGACACGACTATGGTTTCGGTTCTTTCGGCTTGTTCTCAAGTTGGAATGCTTGAGCTTGGGGATTGTATTCATGGGTATATAGAGAAGATAATATGTAAGCCTGAAGATGATGTATTCATCGGGACGGGTTTAGTTGATATGTACTCAAAATGTGGGAATCTTGATGGTGCTTTAAATTTGTTTAGCAAAATGAAGATAAAAAATGTGTTGACTTGGACAGCAATGGCAACTGGCCTAGCCATTCATGGGAAAGGGAAAGAAACTTTGGAGCTTTTATATGTTATGCTCAAATCTGATGTTAAACCTAATGTTGTTACTTACACAAGCTTGTTATCAGCTTGTTGTCATTCAGGCCTTGTAGATGAGGGACTTCAATTGTTTCACAGTATGAAGGAAAATGGTATTGAGCCTCGAGTGCCGCATTATGGCTGCGTTGTCGATCTACTCGGCAGAGCAGGGCACTTAAAAGAAGCATACGAGTTTATAATAGGGATGCCAGTGAAGCCGGATGACATCCTGTGGAGGTGTTTGTTGAGTGCGTGTAAAGTTCATGGTGATGCTGTATTGGGTGAGAAAGTTGCGAAGATACTTCTTCACTCGCAGCAGCAAAAGAATTCTGCCAATTTGGACGATGCTAGTGAGGACTATGTGGCGCTGTCTAATGTTTATGCTTCTGCTGCAAGGTGGGATGATGTCGAGATGTTACGAAAGGAAATGAAGACGAAGCGAATCGAAACAAAACCTGGCTCTAGTTTTGTTTAA
- the LOC126671180 gene encoding sec-independent protein translocase protein TATA, chloroplastic — MEISFTTLSLSRPPHALAFSSSHSTLFKSSNLLNTTKNTLVLGKARRSRNERSRKGLTCNALFGLGVPELVVIAGVAALVFGPKKLPEVGKSIGKTVKSFQQAAKEFESELKKEPDSLSDSPEETPTEISDEKKQDAQVSSSKESV, encoded by the exons ATGGAGATATCTTTTACAACTCTCTCTCTTTCAAGACCTCCACATGCTCTAGCCTTCTCTTCTTCTCACTCCACCCTCTTTAAAAGCTCCAATCTTTTGAATACAACCAAGAACACATTGGTTCTTGGTAAAGCTAGAAGAAGCAGAAATGAGAGAAGTAGAAAGGGTTTGACTTGTAATGCTTTGTTTGGTCTAGGAGTGCCTGAGTTGGTTGTGATTGCTGGAGTGGCTGCTTTGGTTTTTGGGCCCAAGAAATTGCCTGAAGTTGGCAAGAGTATTGGAAAAACTGTCAAGAGCTTCCAACag GCTGCGAAAGAATTTGAATCAGAGCTTAAAAAGGAACCCGATTCTCTATCCGACAGCCCAGAAGAAACACCAACAGAAATTAGCGACGAGAAGAAACAAGACGCTCAAGTCTCAAGCTCGAAGGAGAGTGTATGA
- the LOC126674075 gene encoding transcription factor UNE12-like yields MAGNSQTEGLGDDFFEQILAVQPGYGGAGEVVGSTMPMMGLQLGSTSSGGGGGGLRSNNMGMMPLGLNLEFLRQQEDGSGGGGGLDNNNNHVSNNIVSSSSTTSVINERDSVHMASLFPTFGQLQSQSLRPTPPPQLHQPFHGQQTRGGGAVLQPPGIRPRVRARRGQATDPHSIAERLRRERISERMKALQELVPTANKTDRAVMLDEIVDYVKFLRLQVKVLSMSRLGAAGAVAQLVADVPLLSLEGESIEGGGNEQAWEKWSNDGTEQQVAKLMEEDMGAAMQFLQSKALCIMPISLASAIFRTHPPDPTSIVKPESNTQS; encoded by the exons ATGGCGGGAAATTCTCAAACTGAGGGGCTAGGAGATGACTTCTTTGAGCAGATCTTGGCAGTGCAGCCGGGGTATGGCGGTGCCGGAGAAGTGGTGGGGTCTACTATGCCTATGATGGGTTTGCAGTTAGGGTCTACTAGtagcggcggcggtggtggcgGTTTAAGGTCTAATAATATGGGGATGATGCCGTTAGGGTTGAATTTAGAGTTCTTGAGGCAACAAGAAGATGGtagtggcggcggtggtggttTGGATAACAATAATAATCATGTCAGCAATAATATTGTTTCTTCATCTTCTACAACTTCTGTTATCAAT GAAAGAGATTCTGTGCACATGGCAAGTTTGTTCCCAACGTTTGGACAGTTGCAATCTCAGTCACTCCGCCCTACGCCGCCACCTCAGCTCCACCAG ccATTTCATGGGCAGCAAACACGAGGCGGCGGAGCAGTATTACAGCCACCGGGCATACGTCCTAGGGTGCGAGCAAGACGAGGACAAGCTACTGATCCTCATAGTATCGCCGAGCGG TTGCGTAGAGAGCGGATTTCAGAGAGAATGAAGGCTTTGCAGGAGTTGGTTCCTACAGCCAACAAG ACTGATAGAGCAGTAATGCTTGACGAGATTGTGGACTATGTGAAGTTTCTAAGGCTTCAAGTTAAG GTATTGAGCATGAGTAGACTGGGAGCAGCTGGTGCCGTAGCTCAGCTTGTAGCTGATGTACCGCTATTATCACTCGAG GGAGAGAGCATTGAAGGGGGCGGAAATGAGCAAGCATGGGAGAAATGGTCGAATGACGGTACTGAGCAACAAGTAGCTAAGTTGATGGAAGAAGACATGGGAGCCGCTATGCAGTTTCTTCAATCCAAGGCACTTTGCATCATGCCTATATCACTCGCTTCAGCAATCTTCCGAACACACCCTCCCGACCCAACATCCATCGTCAAGCCCGAATCAAACACCCAATCGTAA